DNA from Candidatus Polarisedimenticolia bacterium:
CGACCGGGCCCTGGCGGTCTACCGGCGCCTTCTGGATTCCGGAAAAGCGGAACCGGGCGTGACCAGCGCCATGGCGGATCTCTTCGTCAAGGCGGGGAGGACGGACGACGGGGTTGCCTACTTCGAAGCGCTGCACGCGCGCGCCCCGGGCGGCGGCGACTCCGCGCTCGCGCTGGCGAAGCTGTGGGAATCGAAAGGGGATGCGGTGCGGGCCGAGGCGTTGTATCGCGAGGCGCTCTCCGCCGCGCCGGGCTCCGCCGAGCCGGCATCGCGCCTGTTCGAGATTCTCAAGAAGCGGGGGGAGGAAGGAAGCCTCGAGCCGGCCGTGCGGGCGGCGCTGCGCCAGAACGAGAACTCGACAGGCCATCACAATCTGCTGGGGCTCATCCTGGAGCGGCGGGGCGACCTGCGCGGAGCGGAGCGGGAGCTGCGCCGCGCGGTGGAGCTGGATCCCGACTATGCCGGCGTGCTCGCCAATCTCGGCGCGGTCCTCTCACGAGAGGGACGGGGGGAGGAGGCGGTCGCGGTGCTGACGCGGGCGGTGGCCAAGGAGCCCAACAATTACGAGGCGAGAATGAACCTCGGCGCGGCCCTGGGGAAATCGGGGAGGCATCAGGATGCCATCGCCCAGTTCGAGGAAGCGCGCCATCGTGGCTACCGCTCTCCGACGCTCTACAACGGGTTGGCGATCGCCTACCACGAGACGGGACAGATCCAGAAATGCATCGACAGCCTGAGGGAGTCGCTCTCGCTGGATCCCAACCAGCCGCAAGTCAAGGCGATGCTGGCCGAGGTCCAGGGAGAAAAATCGTGACCTCCGGCGCCGGCGCGCCGCCGCGACCATGACCGATCTGAAAGACCTCGCCGCCCGCTTCGTGATCCCCGGCACCTTCGTCGAAGCCGGCCCCCTCGGATCGGGCCATATCAACGAAACCTTCGTTGCCTGCTTCGAGCACGGCGCCCATCGGGCGCGCTATGTCTTCCAGCGCATCAACCGACAGGTCTTCCCCGATCCTGAAGCGGTCATGGACAACCTGCAGCGCATCCTCGCCCACCTGCACGCGGCGCTGCGAGCGGAGGGAGCGCCCGACGATTCGCGCCGGGCGCTGCGGCTGGTCCCGGCGCGCTCGGTCGAGGTTTTCTGGCGGGATGGGGGCGGCGAGATCTGGCGCTGCTTCGATTACATCGAATCAACCCACAGCTTCGACATCGTCCAGAGCCCGGCGCAGGCTCGTGAAGCCGCTTTCGCCTATGGCACCTTCCAGCGACAGCTGCGCGATCTGCCGCCGCCGCGGCTGCGGGAGACGATCCCCGGATTCCACGACACGCCGCGACGCTGGCGCAGCCTCGTGGCGGCGGTGGAAGCCGACGTCGCCAACCGGGCGGCGGGGGCCAAGCCTGAGATCGAGCTCGCTCTACAGCGGGAATCGCTGTGCGGCGCCCTGCTTGCCCGTCAGGCAGC
Protein-coding regions in this window:
- a CDS encoding aminoglycoside phosphotransferase family protein, with translation MTDLKDLAARFVIPGTFVEAGPLGSGHINETFVACFEHGAHRARYVFQRINRQVFPDPEAVMDNLQRILAHLHAALRAEGAPDDSRRALRLVPARSVEVFWRDGGGEIWRCFDYIESTHSFDIVQSPAQAREAAFAYGTFQRQLRDLPPPRLRETIPGFHDTPRRWRSLVAAVEADVANRAAGAKPEIELALQRESLCGALLARQAAGELSERIVHNDTKLNNVLLDEKTGKALCVIDLDTTMPGLSAWDFGDLVRSAAHRGAEDEADPGKAAVDRDLFAAMVEGWKSALGPDLSPQETAVLVLGAQVITLECGLRFLADYLAGDRYFRTSRPNQNLDRCRMHWALLRSLEQRAGELEEIASAPLRQ